In a single window of the Pontibacter russatus genome:
- a CDS encoding SWFGD domain-containing protein — translation MRSYENSGYNPYNDNDRSQTKGSARNYYSDEFDITGRDRGAYGSNRGGEFGSGRDSYATSGYGGTSTYGHNAGAGVYGSSSGNRYDNDRYGSSNYGSSGNRYSSDRNRHDDDSWWDNTKNKVSNAWDRATGDDDNDRNYRNRSYGTYDSGSGYTGRYGADSNYGSGSHRNYGSGSTGYGASYGTGYTTSNYGTPYRSSSDRDSYSSDYDRNRHSHDRHSDHDRGFFDKAGDEVKSWFGDDDAERRRRQDEMRDRRHDRDSDRYGSSTGNTYSGPPYSYGSSSRRDYEW, via the coding sequence ATGAGAAGCTATGAAAATTCGGGATACAACCCGTACAACGACAACGACAGGTCTCAGACAAAAGGATCTGCGCGGAACTACTACTCAGATGAATTTGATATAACAGGCCGTGACCGCGGCGCCTATGGCTCAAACCGGGGCGGCGAGTTCGGCTCCGGCCGCGACTCGTATGCCACATCCGGCTACGGCGGCACTTCCACCTACGGCCACAATGCCGGTGCAGGCGTTTACGGCTCGTCGTCCGGCAACCGTTACGACAACGACCGCTACGGCAGTTCTAACTATGGCTCGTCCGGCAACCGCTACAGCAGCGACAGAAACCGCCATGACGATGACAGTTGGTGGGACAACACCAAAAACAAAGTGAGCAACGCCTGGGACAGGGCAACCGGAGACGACGACAACGACCGTAATTACAGAAACCGCAGCTATGGCACGTATGATTCCGGTTCGGGCTACACAGGCCGCTACGGCGCTGATAGCAATTACGGTTCCGGCTCTCACAGAAACTACGGCTCCGGCTCAACTGGCTACGGCGCATCTTACGGTACAGGGTATACTACCTCTAACTACGGCACGCCGTATAGGTCCAGCTCCGACAGAGACAGCTATTCCTCCGACTACGACAGAAACCGCCATAGCCACGACCGGCACAGCGATCATGACCGCGGGTTCTTCGATAAGGCGGGCGATGAAGTAAAATCCTGGTTCGGAGATGACGACGCAGAGCGCAGAAGAAGGCAGGATGAGATGCGCGACCGCCGCCACGACCGCGACAGCGACCGGTATGGGAGTAGCACCGGAAACACCTATAGCGGACCTCCCTACTCTTACGGATCGTCTTCGCGCAGAGATTATGAGTGGTAG
- a CDS encoding type IA DNA topoisomerase produces the protein MKVCIAEKPSVAREIALVIGAKTRKDGYFEGNGYQVTWTFGHFCTLREPDDYRPEWKRWSMYDLPMLPERYGIKLIQNKGVEQQFNVIKKLLEKAEEVINCGDAGQEGEVIQRWVLTEANYRKPFKRLWISSLTEDAIRQGFARLRDGSEFDSLYQAGKSRAIGDWLLGLNATRLFTLKYANGKQTLSVGRVQTPTLAMLVNRHHEIANFVPQPYWELKTIYRETTFSSTNGRFQQEEEAQKIMDAIRQEELTITDVEIKKGTESPPRLFDLTSLQIECNNKLSLSADETLKTVQSLYEKKVVSYPRVDTTFLPDDIYPKIPGILQGLSNYSQEVSPLLQNKIRKTKKVFNNNKVTDHHAIIPTGAAAGSIYGREADVYDIITRRFIAAFYPDCIVSNTTVLAESAGYTFRVRGKQILEPGWRVIYGAEDIKSPDAPAGKDGENREEEEATGVLPHFEKGEHGPHEPLLDRKMTSPPKEYTEATLLRAMETAGRQVEDDELKEALKENGIGRPSTRAAIIETLFKRQYIRKEKKKIVPTQTGIDLIGVIRNQTLKSAEMTGQWERKLRQIEGGEFKAEAFLQELQEFVISLVQEVKYDHAATVTLEPHQEEVKKAAPKSSSKKKATAATKEAAAPAQGLGSCPACKAGYILKGSKAYGCIRYKDGCRFLLPMEQHGRELTEKQVQALLSKGKTPTIKGFKDAQGESFDGIYKLDGAHQLVLEKVEKVPEADPFALCPRCKQGSLLKGKAAYGCSRFREGCRFLVPFEMGGKPLTEKHIAALLLKGKTPKIKGFVSEKTGEPFDAALTLNEQWQVVYKF, from the coding sequence TTGAAAGTCTGCATCGCTGAGAAACCGAGCGTGGCCCGCGAGATTGCCCTGGTGATAGGCGCCAAGACCCGGAAAGACGGCTACTTTGAGGGCAACGGCTATCAGGTGACCTGGACCTTCGGCCACTTCTGCACCCTGCGCGAGCCCGACGACTACCGCCCCGAGTGGAAGCGCTGGAGCATGTACGACCTGCCCATGCTGCCCGAGCGCTACGGCATCAAGCTCATCCAGAACAAAGGCGTGGAGCAGCAGTTCAACGTCATCAAAAAGCTGCTGGAGAAGGCCGAGGAGGTGATCAACTGCGGGGACGCGGGGCAAGAGGGGGAAGTGATTCAGCGGTGGGTGCTGACGGAGGCCAATTACCGCAAGCCCTTCAAGCGGCTCTGGATTTCGTCGCTCACCGAGGACGCCATCCGGCAGGGTTTCGCCAGGCTGCGCGACGGCTCCGAGTTCGACTCGCTGTACCAGGCGGGCAAGAGCCGGGCCATCGGCGACTGGCTGCTGGGCCTCAACGCCACCCGCCTCTTCACGCTGAAGTACGCCAACGGCAAGCAGACGCTGTCGGTGGGCCGGGTGCAGACGCCCACGCTGGCCATGCTGGTGAACCGCCACCACGAAATCGCCAATTTTGTGCCGCAGCCTTACTGGGAGCTCAAAACCATCTATCGGGAAACCACCTTCTCCAGCACCAACGGCCGATTCCAGCAAGAGGAGGAGGCGCAGAAAATCATGGACGCCATCCGGCAAGAGGAACTCACGATCACGGACGTAGAGATCAAGAAAGGGACCGAATCGCCGCCCCGGCTCTTCGACCTGACCTCGCTGCAAATTGAGTGCAATAACAAACTGAGCCTGTCGGCGGATGAGACACTGAAAACGGTGCAGAGCCTGTACGAGAAGAAGGTAGTCTCCTACCCCCGTGTGGACACCACGTTTCTGCCTGATGATATATACCCGAAGATACCGGGCATCCTGCAGGGCCTGAGCAACTACAGCCAGGAAGTGTCGCCGTTGCTGCAAAACAAAATTAGGAAAACGAAAAAAGTTTTTAACAACAACAAAGTCACCGACCACCACGCTATCATCCCAACCGGGGCGGCGGCTGGCAGTATATATGGCCGCGAGGCGGATGTGTACGACATCATCACGCGCCGCTTCATCGCCGCCTTTTACCCAGACTGTATCGTGAGCAACACCACGGTGCTGGCTGAGTCAGCGGGCTATACGTTCCGGGTGCGGGGCAAGCAGATTCTGGAGCCGGGCTGGCGCGTCATATATGGCGCGGAGGATATAAAATCGCCGGATGCACCGGCTGGCAAAGACGGCGAGAACAGGGAGGAAGAGGAGGCCACCGGGGTGTTGCCGCACTTCGAAAAAGGGGAGCACGGCCCGCACGAGCCGCTGCTGGACAGGAAAATGACCAGCCCGCCGAAGGAGTACACCGAGGCCACGCTGCTGCGCGCCATGGAAACAGCCGGCAGGCAGGTAGAGGACGACGAGTTGAAGGAGGCGCTGAAGGAAAACGGCATCGGACGACCTTCTACGCGGGCCGCCATTATTGAGACACTGTTCAAGCGCCAGTACATCCGGAAGGAGAAAAAGAAGATTGTGCCCACGCAAACGGGCATTGATTTGATTGGCGTGATACGGAACCAGACGCTGAAATCGGCGGAGATGACGGGGCAGTGGGAGCGCAAGCTGCGCCAGATAGAGGGCGGGGAGTTCAAGGCAGAGGCCTTTTTGCAGGAGTTGCAGGAGTTCGTCATCAGCCTGGTGCAGGAAGTGAAGTACGACCACGCCGCCACCGTCACGCTGGAGCCGCATCAGGAAGAAGTAAAGAAAGCCGCACCCAAAAGCTCTTCTAAAAAGAAAGCAACCGCTGCTACAAAAGAGGCAGCCGCTCCGGCGCAGGGACTCGGCTCCTGCCCTGCCTGCAAAGCCGGCTATATCCTGAAAGGCTCGAAAGCCTACGGCTGCATCCGCTACAAAGACGGCTGCCGCTTCCTCCTCCCGATGGAGCAGCACGGCAGGGAGTTGACAGAAAAGCAGGTGCAGGCGCTGCTCAGCAAAGGCAAAACACCTACCATCAAAGGCTTCAAAGATGCGCAGGGCGAGAGCTTTGACGGCATATATAAACTGGATGGCGCGCACCAGCTGGTGCTGGAGAAAGTGGAGAAAGTGCCGGAGGCAGACCCGTTCGCGCTTTGCCCGCGCTGCAAACAGGGCAGCCTGTTGAAAGGTAAAGCCGCCTACGGCTGCAGCCGCTTCCGGGAAGGCTGCCGTTTCCTGGTGCCCTTCGAGATGGGCGGCAAACCGCTGACTGAAAAGCATATAGCCGCGCTCCTGCTCAAAGGCAAAACACCGAAAATTAAAGGCTTTGTGTCGGAGAAGACCGGAGAACCGTTTGATGCCGCCCTGACTCTGAACGAGCAGTGGCAGGTGGTCTATAAATTCTGA
- a CDS encoding metallophosphoesterase family protein, with translation MLKKLSPRSRPATVPVLCLFLALLIQACDEFEYSPYEVRLEEDEKAINTRNIARIEALGISPEDTLRFVLTADLQGFYEENEAMAKHIRENQDSDFVLVGGDLTDFGLAKEFKLIHEDFKTIGVPYVAVIGNHDAVNNGHEAFLAMYGVFDTSFAVGNSKFILLNTNYIEFDKRVPDLDWLEKELKAAAGYENVFVLSHIPPQNYEFGEEKSGRYYQLISDYDVTYSLHGHNHNFDLYFPYDGKVPYMQTGAAEDREYIVFTVIGDEVSFERVMF, from the coding sequence ATGCTGAAAAAACTATCACCTCGCAGCCGACCTGCCACGGTTCCGGTTCTATGCCTGTTCCTGGCCCTCCTCATACAGGCCTGCGACGAGTTTGAGTACAGCCCCTACGAAGTACGGCTGGAGGAGGACGAGAAGGCAATCAACACGCGCAACATCGCCCGCATTGAGGCGCTGGGCATCTCGCCGGAAGACACGCTCCGGTTTGTGCTGACCGCCGACCTGCAGGGCTTTTACGAGGAGAACGAGGCGATGGCAAAACACATCCGGGAGAACCAGGACAGCGACTTTGTGCTGGTGGGCGGCGACCTGACCGACTTCGGACTGGCCAAGGAGTTTAAGCTCATTCACGAAGACTTCAAAACCATCGGCGTCCCCTATGTGGCCGTAATCGGCAACCACGACGCCGTGAATAACGGCCATGAGGCTTTCCTGGCCATGTACGGCGTTTTTGATACCAGCTTTGCCGTGGGCAACAGCAAATTTATTCTGCTCAACACGAACTATATAGAGTTCGACAAGCGGGTGCCTGACCTGGACTGGCTGGAAAAAGAACTGAAAGCCGCCGCCGGTTACGAAAACGTGTTTGTGCTGTCGCACATACCGCCCCAGAACTATGAGTTCGGGGAGGAGAAATCGGGGCGTTATTACCAACTGATAAGCGACTACGACGTTACCTACTCCCTGCATGGCCACAACCACAACTTCGACCTGTATTTTCCCTACGACGGGAAGGTGCCCTATATGCAGACAGGCGCCGCCGAAGACCGCGAGTACATCGTGTTCACGGTGATAGGAGACGAAGTGAGTTTTGAACGCGTCATGTTTTAG
- a CDS encoding DUF2905 domain-containing protein, with the protein MQPIGKSIVVLGVVLVVIGLVVWLAGDKFSWFGHLPGDIRVERKNMRFYAPITSMILLSIVLSLLLWLFRKLF; encoded by the coding sequence ATGCAACCGATAGGGAAATCCATTGTGGTTTTAGGCGTGGTGCTGGTGGTAATCGGGCTGGTGGTCTGGCTGGCTGGCGACAAGTTCAGCTGGTTTGGCCACCTGCCTGGCGACATTCGGGTGGAGCGGAAGAATATGCGCTTTTATGCCCCCATCACCAGCATGATTCTGCTCAGCATCGTGCTCTCGCTTCTGCTGTGGCTGTTCCGGAAGCTCTTTTAG
- a CDS encoding YdcF family protein, with translation MFFILSKTLDFLLMPLLWVLLLLCLAVFLKSPKWRRVSLLAALALLLLFSNPFLANEAWRAWELDATPISEVKHHDVAVILTGVTSYREDISDRIHTSKGADRFLHPLQLYWLGKIDKFLISGGSGQVLTVRVPEAEQIEKVLLMAGVPEEDIITEGNSRNTHENAVNTARVLARHPEWQHVLLVTSAFHMRRSAGCFRKAGVDADAFSTDFYASERRYTPDELIIPSAVAFSNWHLLIHEMAGYIIYKLLGYC, from the coding sequence ATGTTCTTTATCCTTTCCAAAACGCTGGATTTCCTGCTGATGCCCCTGCTGTGGGTGCTGCTGCTGCTCTGTCTGGCCGTGTTTCTCAAATCACCCAAATGGCGGCGCGTGAGTCTGTTGGCCGCGCTGGCCCTGCTGTTGCTCTTCTCCAACCCGTTTCTGGCCAACGAGGCGTGGCGGGCGTGGGAACTAGACGCTACGCCAATAAGTGAAGTGAAGCACCACGACGTGGCGGTGATTCTTACCGGCGTTACCTCTTACCGGGAGGACATCTCGGACAGGATACACACCTCGAAGGGAGCCGACCGCTTTCTGCACCCGCTGCAACTCTACTGGCTGGGTAAAATTGACAAGTTCCTGATTTCGGGCGGGAGCGGGCAGGTGCTGACAGTCCGTGTGCCGGAAGCCGAGCAGATTGAGAAGGTGCTGCTGATGGCAGGCGTGCCGGAGGAGGATATCATAACGGAAGGCAACAGCCGCAACACCCACGAGAACGCCGTGAACACCGCCCGCGTGCTGGCGCGGCACCCGGAGTGGCAGCACGTGCTGCTGGTTACCTCGGCCTTCCACATGCGCCGGTCGGCGGGGTGCTTCCGGAAAGCGGGTGTAGACGCCGACGCCTTCAGCACCGACTTTTACGCCTCCGAGCGCCGTTACACCCCGGACGAACTCATCATCCCGAGCGCGGTGGCGTTCAGCAACTGGCACCTGCTCATCCACGAGATGGCGGGCTATATTATATATAAGCTGTTAGGCTATTGTTGA
- a CDS encoding TlpA disulfide reductase family protein yields the protein MTHFRHAFPIIAGLFLLLSCNQQDKEQVKYPYHITGTVRNCEGCEVELWSPLASGFDEIDSTFVKDGSFSFTGELPDTGFYDVTLKTPKAFIPVKVFLPADSVHLAIDAENRIRTNKFYATANEKMPAPLAHVSVVSSSPVQAGMEKYLLMRDSLWAKFYEDKELVVAKFRQTYDSGDSALVQQWADSVESMRYRFANYISYATDLFIRQGESPEAALFAMLDNRNDRIATERFRAYFNALPATARNSHEGKYLDKALRENEERNKNNQRFVGSRIRNLDLLGSTPQGLEVDEDSLFKANKLTLMEFWASWCGPCRMEMPKYYILYEQYKDKGFGFIAISMDNKRDMWLKAIEQDGLDVHHISELKGPNGDDMRRFEIKGIPANMLVDATGKIIAVDISRIDLRNKLKESLL from the coding sequence ATGACACATTTCCGCCACGCCTTCCCGATTATAGCCGGTCTGTTCCTTCTCCTTTCTTGCAATCAGCAGGATAAAGAACAGGTGAAATACCCCTACCACATCACTGGCACCGTCAGGAATTGTGAGGGATGCGAGGTCGAGCTGTGGTCTCCCCTGGCGAGTGGCTTCGATGAGATAGACTCCACTTTCGTGAAAGACGGCAGCTTCTCTTTTACAGGTGAGTTGCCAGACACAGGATTCTATGATGTCACTTTAAAGACACCTAAAGCATTCATTCCTGTGAAAGTGTTCCTGCCCGCCGACAGTGTTCACCTGGCCATAGACGCCGAGAATAGAATCAGAACAAACAAGTTCTATGCTACTGCCAACGAGAAAATGCCTGCTCCGCTCGCACATGTTTCCGTTGTCTCCTCCTCGCCGGTACAGGCGGGGATGGAGAAGTACCTGCTGATGCGGGACAGCCTCTGGGCCAAGTTCTACGAGGATAAGGAACTGGTAGTGGCCAAGTTCAGACAGACCTATGACTCAGGGGATTCGGCGCTGGTGCAGCAGTGGGCTGACTCAGTGGAAAGCATGCGTTACCGCTTCGCCAACTACATTTCCTATGCCACGGACCTGTTCATCAGACAGGGGGAAAGCCCCGAGGCAGCCCTCTTCGCCATGCTAGACAACAGGAACGACCGCATCGCCACCGAGCGTTTTAGGGCATATTTCAACGCCCTGCCCGCCACTGCGCGCAACAGCCACGAAGGCAAATATTTGGACAAGGCGCTACGGGAGAACGAGGAACGCAACAAGAACAACCAGCGCTTCGTGGGCAGCCGCATCCGAAACCTGGACCTGCTGGGCAGCACCCCGCAGGGTCTGGAGGTAGACGAAGACAGTTTATTCAAAGCTAACAAATTGACCTTAATGGAGTTCTGGGCCAGCTGGTGCGGGCCCTGCCGCATGGAGATGCCCAAGTATTACATCCTCTACGAGCAATACAAAGACAAGGGCTTCGGTTTTATAGCCATATCAATGGACAACAAGCGCGACATGTGGCTGAAAGCCATTGAGCAGGACGGGCTGGACGTGCACCACATCTCCGAACTCAAAGGACCGAACGGCGACGACATGAGGCGCTTCGAGATCAAGGGCATCCCGGCCAACATGCTCGTCGACGCCACCGGCAAAATCATAGCCGTGGACATATCCAGAATTGACCTAAGAAACAAGCTGAAGGAGAGCCTGTTGTAA
- a CDS encoding LLM class flavin-dependent oxidoreductase, whose amino-acid sequence MEIGITTFAENTPDPATGKLLSPHERMMHLMEEIELADQVGLDVFAVGEHHRPDFIVSSPAVVLAAAAVKTKQIKLASGVTVLSSDDPVRVFQDFAHVDLLSKGRAEIMAGRGSFIESFPLFGNDLKDYDALFAEKLELLIQLNKSEKVTWEGKHRPAIDNLGIYPRPYQQQLPVWVAVGGTPASVVRAASLGLPMALAIIGGMPDRFVPFTELYNQTYKKAGHDPAKQQLAINSHGYIADDSQQAADEFYGPYAYVMSKLGRERGWSPMTREHYEAMRTPEGSLLVGSPQQVIDKILYEYELFGNTRFLLHISVGTLPHAKVMRAIELLGTVVAPAVKKAVK is encoded by the coding sequence ATGGAAATCGGAATCACCACATTCGCAGAAAACACCCCGGATCCTGCTACCGGCAAATTGCTGAGCCCGCACGAGAGGATGATGCACCTGATGGAGGAGATAGAACTGGCCGACCAGGTGGGGCTGGATGTGTTTGCCGTAGGAGAGCACCACCGGCCTGATTTCATCGTTTCGTCCCCGGCGGTAGTGCTCGCGGCGGCAGCCGTGAAAACAAAGCAAATCAAGCTTGCCAGCGGGGTAACGGTGCTGAGTTCTGACGATCCCGTCCGGGTTTTCCAGGATTTCGCCCACGTCGACCTGCTCTCCAAAGGAAGGGCGGAGATCATGGCCGGGCGCGGCTCCTTCATCGAGTCCTTCCCGCTTTTCGGAAACGACCTGAAAGACTACGATGCCCTCTTTGCCGAGAAACTGGAGCTGCTGATTCAACTGAATAAAAGTGAAAAAGTGACCTGGGAGGGCAAGCACAGGCCAGCCATCGACAATCTGGGAATTTACCCGAGGCCTTACCAGCAGCAACTGCCGGTTTGGGTGGCGGTGGGCGGCACGCCCGCATCCGTGGTGCGGGCCGCCAGCCTGGGCCTGCCCATGGCGCTGGCAATTATCGGGGGGATGCCGGATCGGTTCGTTCCCTTCACAGAACTTTACAACCAAACATATAAGAAGGCGGGGCACGATCCGGCAAAGCAGCAACTGGCCATCAACTCGCACGGGTATATAGCGGATGATTCGCAGCAGGCGGCCGACGAGTTTTACGGCCCCTACGCTTACGTGATGAGCAAACTGGGGCGCGAGCGGGGATGGTCTCCTATGACGCGGGAGCACTATGAAGCGATGCGCACACCGGAAGGTTCTCTGCTGGTGGGCAGCCCCCAGCAGGTAATAGACAAGATTTTATATGAGTATGAGCTATTTGGAAACACCCGCTTCCTGCTACACATCAGCGTTGGCACCCTGCCCCATGCAAAAGTGATGCGCGCCATTGAGTTACTGGGCACCGTGGTGGCTCCCGCCGTGAAAAAGGCGGTGAAGTAG
- a CDS encoding CopD family protein: protein MGFFYVKALHIIFVVTWFAGLFYIVRLFIYYAEAAEKPEPEKSILQRQLALMQKRLWYGITWPSAVLTLIFGLTILHLYGSIPGWLVWKLAFVGGLYIYHFLCHRIYKQQQQGILKYNSTQLRIWNEVATLFLISIVFLVVLKSSLSMLWGILGLILFSAMLLLAIRIYKKVREAGS, encoded by the coding sequence ATGGGCTTTTTCTATGTGAAGGCGCTGCACATCATTTTTGTGGTCACCTGGTTTGCCGGGCTGTTCTACATCGTGCGGCTGTTTATATATTATGCTGAGGCCGCTGAAAAGCCGGAGCCGGAGAAATCGATCCTGCAGCGGCAACTGGCCCTGATGCAGAAGCGGCTGTGGTACGGCATCACCTGGCCTTCCGCGGTGCTTACGCTTATCTTCGGCCTGACCATCCTGCACCTCTACGGCTCCATTCCCGGCTGGCTTGTCTGGAAGCTGGCTTTTGTAGGGGGGCTTTATATCTACCACTTCCTCTGCCACCGCATCTACAAACAGCAGCAGCAGGGCATCCTGAAATACAACTCCACCCAGCTCCGCATCTGGAACGAGGTGGCGACCCTGTTCCTCATCAGCATCGTGTTCCTGGTGGTGCTGAAGAGTTCCCTGAGCATGCTCTGGGGCATTCTCGGTCTCATTCTTTTCTCTGCCATGCTCCTGCTGGCCATCCGCATCTATAAAAAAGTCAGAGAGGCGGGAAGTTAG
- the hemN gene encoding oxygen-independent coproporphyrinogen III oxidase, which translates to MIASVNHTPAALLAKYDVPSPRYTSYPTVPYWSEAPISEERWLLHVQQAFRKTNSANGISLYLHLPFCEKLCTYCGCNKRITKNHAVEEPYMKALLDEWEQYVATFEEKPRIAEMHLGGGTPTFFSAENLKQLLEAILEKAEVTPDAEFSVEMHPNATNAHQLQVLYDLGFRRLSVGIQDFDPYVQLVINRIQTFEQTKQTFDDARAIGYTSINGDIIYGLPHQTEKSIRHTIEKVKELRPERIAFYSYAHVPWKSKGQRRYSEADLPAPAGKRALYELGRNLLEEAGYFEIGLDHFALPEDSLYIAAQNGTLHRNFMGYTARHTELLIGLGASSISDTGTAFLQNVKEVEAYKAAVATGHLPLLKGHELTEEDLLIRKHILHLMCRLHTSWTEEELPYFVDALIRLQPLEEDGLLDYSTNHVQVLEAGRPFLRNIAMCFDARLWADKPTTPVFSRSV; encoded by the coding sequence ATGATCGCATCTGTGAACCACACCCCCGCCGCCCTGCTTGCCAAGTACGATGTGCCTTCGCCCCGCTACACCAGTTACCCCACCGTGCCGTACTGGAGCGAGGCCCCGATCAGCGAGGAGCGCTGGCTGCTTCATGTGCAGCAGGCTTTCCGCAAAACCAACAGCGCGAACGGCATCAGCCTGTACCTGCACCTGCCCTTCTGCGAGAAGCTGTGTACCTACTGCGGCTGCAACAAGCGCATCACGAAAAACCACGCCGTGGAGGAGCCCTATATGAAGGCGCTGCTGGACGAGTGGGAACAATATGTGGCCACGTTCGAGGAGAAGCCCCGCATTGCGGAGATGCACCTGGGCGGCGGCACCCCGACTTTCTTCAGCGCCGAGAACCTGAAGCAGCTGCTGGAGGCCATTCTGGAGAAAGCGGAGGTTACGCCCGATGCTGAGTTCAGCGTGGAGATGCACCCGAACGCCACCAATGCGCATCAGTTGCAGGTGCTGTATGACCTGGGCTTCCGGAGGCTGAGCGTGGGCATCCAGGACTTCGACCCTTACGTGCAGCTGGTCATCAACCGCATCCAGACGTTTGAGCAGACAAAACAGACGTTCGACGACGCCCGCGCCATCGGCTACACCTCCATCAACGGCGATATCATATATGGCCTGCCCCACCAGACCGAGAAAAGCATCCGCCACACCATCGAAAAAGTGAAGGAACTGCGCCCCGAGCGCATCGCCTTCTACAGCTATGCCCACGTGCCCTGGAAGAGCAAGGGCCAGCGCCGATACTCCGAAGCCGACCTGCCCGCGCCTGCCGGGAAACGCGCGCTATATGAATTGGGCCGAAACCTGCTGGAGGAGGCTGGCTATTTCGAAATCGGCCTGGATCACTTTGCCCTGCCGGAGGACAGTTTATATATAGCCGCGCAGAACGGCACGCTGCACCGCAATTTTATGGGTTATACCGCCCGCCACACCGAGCTGCTGATTGGCCTGGGCGCTTCCAGCATCTCCGACACCGGCACCGCCTTTCTGCAGAACGTGAAGGAGGTGGAGGCATATAAGGCAGCCGTGGCCACGGGCCACCTCCCGCTGCTGAAGGGCCACGAGCTGACGGAGGAAGACTTGCTGATCCGCAAACACATCCTTCACCTGATGTGCCGCCTCCACACCAGCTGGACGGAGGAGGAGCTGCCCTATTTTGTGGATGCGCTCATCCGGCTGCAGCCGCTGGAAGAAGACGGCCTTTTGGATTACAGCACTAACCATGTGCAGGTGCTGGAGGCGGGCCGCCCGTTCCTGCGCAACATCGCTATGTGCTTCGATGCCCGGCTCTGGGCCGATAAACCCACTACGCCGGTTTTCAGCCGCTCGGTGTAA
- a CDS encoding alanine racemase has product MRLTTPTLLLDKRKCLCNIERMVQKARENGVRLRPHFKTHQSAQVGAWFRDYNIEAITVSSLKMARYFANQGWRDILVAFPANVLEMDTINELASRIRLHLLVVNVETAEILSRNLRHPVQLWVKIDTGYRRTGILANNHKELDRVMQKIKESDKLQFQGFLVHDGHTYKQTDTYAIQTIHNTSVYLLQLLRARYSGQFPGLQLSIGDTPSCSILGDLSGIDEIRPGNFVFYDLTQQRIGSCGFSDIAVCVACPVVARHPRRRELIIYGGGVHFSKDALAQEDSSLIYGRVVEFTDNGWTNPVNGIDLVSLSQEHGIVKANAEQFAKYSIGDMIGILPVHSCLTADLMKGYMTTDGEILEHLSGVPQRELVSL; this is encoded by the coding sequence ATGAGATTAACCACACCAACACTACTACTGGATAAGAGGAAGTGCCTGTGCAACATTGAGCGGATGGTGCAGAAGGCGAGGGAGAACGGGGTAAGGCTGCGTCCGCATTTCAAGACGCACCAGTCGGCGCAGGTGGGGGCGTGGTTCCGTGACTATAACATCGAGGCCATCACGGTCTCGTCCTTAAAAATGGCCCGCTATTTTGCCAACCAGGGCTGGCGAGACATTCTGGTGGCTTTCCCGGCCAACGTGCTGGAGATGGACACGATCAACGAGCTGGCCTCCCGCATCCGGCTGCACCTGCTTGTCGTGAACGTGGAGACGGCCGAGATCCTGTCGCGCAACCTGCGCCACCCGGTGCAACTGTGGGTGAAGATAGACACCGGCTACCGCCGCACGGGCATCCTGGCCAACAACCACAAAGAGCTGGACAGGGTGATGCAGAAAATAAAGGAGAGCGACAAGCTGCAGTTTCAGGGTTTCCTGGTGCATGACGGCCACACCTACAAACAGACCGACACGTATGCCATCCAGACCATCCACAATACCTCGGTATACCTGCTGCAACTGCTGCGGGCGCGCTACAGCGGCCAGTTTCCGGGCCTGCAGCTCTCCATCGGCGACACCCCCTCGTGCAGCATCCTCGGCGACCTGAGCGGCATTGACGAGATACGGCCCGGCAACTTTGTGTTTTACGACCTTACGCAGCAGCGCATCGGTTCCTGCGGCTTCAGCGATATAGCCGTGTGCGTGGCCTGCCCCGTGGTGGCCCGGCACCCCCGGCGCAGGGAGCTGATTATATATGGCGGCGGCGTTCACTTCTCGAAAGACGCGCTGGCGCAGGAAGACAGCTCGCTTATATATGGCCGGGTGGTGGAGTTCACCGACAACGGCTGGACAAACCCGGTAAACGGCATTGACCTGGTGTCGCTCTCGCAGGAGCACGGCATCGTCAAAGCCAACGCGGAGCAGTTCGCCAAATACAGCATCGGAGATATGATCGGCATCCTGCCCGTACACTCCTGCCTCACCGCCGACCTGATGAAAGGATATATGACCACGGATGGCGAAATACTGGAGCACCTGTCAGGGGTTCCGCAGCGGGAACTGGTATCTTTGTAA